The Manduca sexta isolate Smith_Timp_Sample1 chromosome 7, JHU_Msex_v1.0, whole genome shotgun sequence region ACATTGTTATAATACGTGTCGAAATCTTAGACGCATCTATTCTAGTGATGATTGTTCGTGTCACGTTGTATTGTAAATCAATTGTCACATCGCACTAAGACACGAACGAATGCATTAAGTCAAGAGCGAAAATACATGTTGACGGAAGtccattttaaatgttaatggTTGATgggatataaaatgtttttatattcgtGGCACAGATTAGATGTATCGTAATggagaaaatataaatccggtATAACTGTTTCAATGTAAATATACTACCATGAATTTAacctttttaatgttttattgattgCTTGTATGATgtggaataattaataatgcctTATTACcggataatatttacatatattgaaataatactaaataaattctaCCTGCAACCACTTATCGAGAAAGAAACTCATGAAAACTCACcatgttttcatatttttctccGCAACATCACTCATGAggtgtttaatttaaaacctaATCAACATTCAATATAGTATTATGAGGCATGttagtataaatttaaagttatatcGGTATCAAGTGTCCCCAGTTTCCCCCAGTCTACGGCTACCAAAATCTCACGAAATAGTAGTTTATTATCAATGAATGGAGTGGGTTGAAAGTTCTGTGCTATGATTAATGCTACCTCGAAACCACGTTGATctttttttttgacaaattgtttgttttgtgtgtatttatataactaataaacatGTTTGCTTGTTACAGAACATCACCGACTTCAATACCGGTGACGTCTCGTAATgatattgtaagtatatttgtCTTTATGCTttctaaacaattttataagacACTATAATTGCTCGAAGATGCAGTCAATATTTGTCTTAAAGCTGCTATAATAAATTTTTCTACATTGacgaatttcaatttaaatagattaaaagtgaatatgttttattcttatttcaattATCATTTGAATAATTTGTCTTGTTGgatatcaacataatattatatttataaataaataagcatgTATGTTAACGAGTTGTGATTGTTATCAGAGTGTGGTGGAGCGGCTGGGCGGCGCGTGCGAGCGGCCGCTGGCGCCGGGCGGCGCGCGCTACTCGCCGCACCACCACCAGCTGCTGCAGCACTTCGCGCCGCCGCTCGCGCACAGAGGTACACGTCTCACCGAAACTATACTAGCGCCGTCTGCCAATTAGGGACACATGCATTTTGAATTCAActgatatatttatagaaaaaaaaaaatataaatttatagtgTTACTTTTCGATGAAGACTTGGGAATAGtgatctttaaaaataaaattgaataatactttttcttaattttagaaatactAATAAGTATTGTGTTCCTCAGGTGTGGGTCGGTCCAGCAGCAGCTCCGCGGAGTCCGTGTCGAGTCACAGCGCGTCGCCGCCGCCGGGCGCCGTGCCCCCGCCGCCTGCGCTGGCGCCCGCGCCCGGCGCGCCGCCCACACTCGCGCCACACCCGCACGCGCCGCTCGCCTCCGTGAGACCGCTCAACTACAATCGATATACGTGAGTATCATatcaacatttataattattatttacatttactacacgattattaaaaactacattaatgattactataatttaataaccaTAATACgattaactaataataatgtttgattGTTGCAGTCGCGTAAGGACTCTGTACGCTTGCCTGGGGGAGGGTGACGGCGAGCTGTCCTTCGAGCCGAACCAGATCATCACGAACGTGGCGCCCTCCGGCGAACCGGGTTGGCTGCGCGGCACCCTCAACGGCAAGACCGGCCTTGTGCCAGAGAACTACGTCGAACCGCTCCCCTAAACCCCGCCACTGTCCTAGCTGATGCTAGACTATGGACTTACCTGACGAGAAATCTGTCACAATCGTTCAACACGAACGCACTGCAAGACTGGCCTTGTAAACGATATTATACGGTCTTAGTGGATGCGGGACTTGAGCTGACGAGTGAAGAGCTAGCGAGATGGATCGAACCTCAGCGTGTTAACGAGACTGAGTTCTATCTGCCTTAGTGGATGCAGGACTAGGGACGTATTAGGAAAATTTACTGAATTACGAAGTCCTAGTGGATGCGATACTACATTATGTGGTAAATACAGAGTACTCGTGTTACCTCGCTGCGCATGGAAAcgaatttttggtaaaaaaaatctcatcgTCCCCAATAGTtggtaacaaacaaaataaatgtcttcTCAGTCAGTTGGTATAGAGATGATAATTCCGTAATGCATTTGAGAATATGGTTTTGATAAGCAATATCATTGGCGTAACTGAATATTTATAGAGTAAATGGTGTTTAATATAGGTAAGGTATGTGTTCAAAACTAAGTTACGGTAGTGGCGATTTTAAAGAAAAGGTACTTTTGTCCCTCCCTTTACTCTAGTTACGCCAATGAGCACGTTTTGTATTAGCCGTAACAAGTCTGAGACGCTTGCCAGATAGACTTTACTTACATTCCATATCAGCATTCGTAATATAGTAACAGTTTCGCCGTCGACAGATGGCGCGCATCTCACAGTATTTAAGAGCTTCCCGTGTTTATTAATGTGCGTCTGGCTGACACTACGGTGGATTTGGGCCGACGGCAAACTATTTTGGGAGTTTTCATATCAAAATCTTGCACTTTTTGCcttcaaagtattataataaggtTTAGAATAACTAACATACAAAACGCAATTCCGgcctaaatatattttctaacgaTTTACTTGCAATGGCGCCGGCAGCATTTACGTTTAGTTACGAGTTCCTttactagatggcgctattgTGAATTTGTCAGACTGCCACAAATCCACCGCAGTGTGCCACTCCATCCAGCAGGCCTCGTATGTCGCCTACAGTGATTCAAATTACATATCGTAACATAGCTGCCATATCGATTTGTCCATTTTTGGAGAATGTTTATAGAGGAGAGATATTGTGAAGCTGTTTATAAGTGATGTGTTACATCGAGATAGTGTAGCATGATCGGGTGGCGCGCTGACGACCGGGCACAACACCGGAGTTGCGGAAATAGATTTTAAACCACCTCGGAATATATGTTCATTGTTTTGTTAGGGAAGACCCTCAGTCTATGAATGATCAATAAGCAAAAACTGATTGATCATTCATAGCTACGTCTATATCAGAGGTTCCCTAACGTTTTTTTCCCATAGACcactttaaaaattttgctggttccggtggaccccctgcagctaaatttctaccatattccccCAGAATATGCTAGTTTTTACAAGTAACAGTTGCTGaccttcttaaaatattatctgtctacattgataggtgaagtcaagccaacattcaAGCTCTTTACTATCAAAATCAGATACATTCTTGTggacccccgcttacgaattgtgaactcctattttttggtcacgccaaagTAGACCTTCGAGTCTTAAGTGAACGCCTGGGGGTCCATCTGAACCACTTTCGGAATCAATGGTCTATACTGTGGACAAAATCAAAGGAAATATATCGGTAAAGGTCCCGTAACGTCTTTATATTTACGCCACAATacgtatttttatgtaagttttatacgaaaaaaaaataatcttctcgcttttatactgtatttttaaatagctgAATAAAcgcgtattttaataattgtgcCAGTTAACACGATTGACTTTCCGTTGATATTAAGAGTGAATGGAGTATGTGCGaatgaattgttttaattattttatggacaATGAAATGTGAATGAATAAGGTGATAATAATGTTAAGTGGATggcgtaaatataaatatgtcggGGCGGAGCCGTCGTAACTATTTATGGGCTAGCATGCGTGTGCACTATTTTTGTCTCCTTCGCACTCACCCGTCACGttgcgtgtgacgtcatcgcgcCCACACACATGATGGGTTGAGAGTGTTGTGTGCGGCCTCGTGCGAGCGACGTCGGGCGCCACCCTTATAGTTTCCTATCATTTACGTAGTAGGAGCGCACGTTAAGCGacaccaaatataatatttcttagtgttacatattttgttgattgttttttaacggtttctgtatattttgtatattgtacATAAGagtttgttgatatttttaactatttataattatactttgttGTGAATTTTGTaccaaataaaattgtaacgtaTTACGCAATGTCCTCACGGATGCCTAATTATAAACGAATATTAAAACATtgccttgttttatttatgtttttgaaacTAGCAAAATCGtgcaaataaatgttattcatataataataccaattaTATCAGTTTCATCAATAGATTTGGacgatattaaattataaaatcgaaAGCATTACAAATATTACGGTATCGTTTCAAATAATGATAACATGAATACCGCGCGAAAAATTAGTGATTCTATAGAAGCACTTACGAGATGTGGACGACAATTTCGTAGCTTATTGTCCTTGAGATTCAATCGCAGCCAAGGTTTGTATTATATTAGCCTATAAAATCCCAACGATGCATTGGGCGAAGGTTTCCTATGAAGCGCGATTAACTAAAGGTAAGTCGTGTTACTACTATGGAAGGGCTTTTACACTTGTGTTGAAGATAAAACTTCTCGCATTGAACTTGCAGCTGTCAtgtactgtattattttttgcaggCTACGATCGGAGTAGACTGTAATCcaattaaaatgattactgTCTTTGGCTTACTTGCGATGGGCGCCAGAATGGCGTATTTGACTCGCTGTTACTTATAccaaatattaatgatatataaaCCTAACACCGAGAGAGTTATTAAAATTCGTTAAAAAAACAAGTTCCAATCCCAATTGGTTGTGATTCATccaaatcaacaagttataagtctttgaatgtcggtagaaggggtaagtgtGAAAAAAACGAGAAAAGACGCCCAATACGCGCACATGACGTCATTGGAAATTACGTGCGTGCGTGCAAAAGAAATGAAGCAATATCCACTAAGACCCCACGCCTACGCATTACAATACTTGAAATATGATTTACTGCTTTTGCACCAATTTTCACAATAGAATTTCTCTTGCATACTGTTGATGttcatatagaataatttataaaatcaagcataggGAATGATACTTCAGTCTGGATTTCAAGGGAGTGCTCTTTAAAGTTGTATGATAGTATACAATCGAGTACAATATTGAGGATATTGAACACAACAATTtgctgtatatattttattataacacttaacattatttaaaaatatatgaaacactGGAAGCGAAAATAACCGTAATTCATATGAATATACAACCGTACCggatattttacatattttgtgataaacTCAACACGAGCGTGCTTTACGtattatacaaacaatattacatCTATGACATTATTAAAGGCGTCTCAAGATGGCGGCACACGGAAATTTTGCAACCATTTGTTTATGCAACTTGAAACGAGATGtataagacaaaaataaatatattgtgcaaCTTGAAATAAATGCACGAGATATAGAAGACAAAAAATGCATCTATTTTGGTTCACCACCCATGAATGAAGTGactgtattataatttcaatggATTTAAATTTGACTTAATAACTGCCATTTTGTTCAACCAGTATTTTCAAAACAAAggacaaaaaacaattttttaaatcttataaaaataataatgaaaaaaaaaattgcgtaaaaagaacctatttatttacattacgtTTCGCAAGGTTGTTTGtaagtcaatttattttattggtttcatCTTGCGACCTTGCACTACGATATTGGTATGTATCGATCTTGGAATAGGTACCTACACCACGTTAGTTGCTATCATAGGAGCCCAAAACAGATGTCCAAACTCCCATTAGTGAGTCCCGTAGTGTAACTCACGTGGATCAACGTAATATTATTGGCAACGTATAATAGTCACTTTTAGAACCAAAATAAACAGCGCAATAAAGTCATATAACTTTCAAATAGATGGAtgggtttatttaaattaaggcaGCGAAATACTTCAGTATCTTGAAAATAAATCTCACTATAAATAAACAGGCTATTAGTTGTTAAAATCCGTGCCCCGCCATCCAATACAATTACCCTAAATGCATATAGTATGTACAATAAGCCATATAACACCTAATCAGCTACTCAGGCGTAAGCGTTACGCTGGGCTTAGTACACGATTATTTACAATATCCAAAAATGCCTCGAAATATAACTGTACAGTACTGCcactatattattaaaataaaagcagtTAGGTAAAGTATAAACACCAGCCTTGCACgcgaaatttaaacaaatacattataatttctaaCAATTGTATCGTTtggttaaattttaaagtttgagGTAATCGCAAAACTATCTTAACCATCAAATACTGAGATGAAATCTATTTTCAACTAGGCATTAGTCGGAGATGGGTCAAGGCGGtagatttcatttttttttcagacaGGTTGTAAAGCCCAGAAATATGAGTTAGGCCGTTATAGTATCAACTGCCTCATTTGATGTGTAATAAAGACTCTGCCATAACTATGTAAAATGTTGGTATGTCTATATATCTATCTAATCTGCCCGTACCCACGCACTGCTGAGTATAGGCCTCCTCTTTGTCACGCCACTCTTCTCCGTTTTGTGCGAGTCTTAGCTACTGCTTCCCGACATAGCAGGCCAGGTCTTATGTCCATCGGGCTGGTGGTTTGCCTCTTCAGCACCTTCCTCGGCACCATTCGGTGGTTGCCTTTATCTACCTGCCGTCATACCATCTAGCTAAGTGTCTCGCCCATTTTTACTCCAGTTTGGCGATGCATGTGCTGACGTCtaccccccttattcatagacgatttttatcgaaggacagagcattgctgtgatcacaagtctgtttctcagctttgtttatctgacagccaaccaGTTTCAAGtggtatttcaatattatccaaacacaacggccctatgtctacgcactgcgaaggctgccatgccatcagcactgagaaacagacttgttatcaaagcaatgctccgtccttagataaaaaacatttttgaataagGGGGTACGACTTTGGTCCGACGCCGAATTTCCACGTTTGGCACACGACCTACCAAGTGGACACCTAGCATGGCCCGATCCATAGCCCGCTGTGCTACTCTGATCTTGTACAAATGTGTTATGGTGAGGTGTCATATTTCGGCCTTGTAGTGAGCATGGGCAGTACACATTGGTTGTATATCTTGGTCTTAAGACATTGAAGGATTTTTGACTAAAAGCGTCATATAATTTCTCAAAGTGATCTTCTTCAACTGACATACCCGATGAACGATGGCCAtgataaatgtatataatatatggtaTTATACATTGCCATTGCCTTAAATGGAATAGTAAGCTTGACAcgtcatataaaaataagtttttggaACGATTATCTACCACCACTGACAaaatttggatgtaatttataatgaaattagttATGACTTCGCAACTTGGTCGGTGACCTTAGTCGGTTCCCTATGGAACatataaaaaggaatatttaccatatttgtttacatttctggCCCGTCCCAAGGTAGTGTTTACGCTTTAATATAAGTTCATTTGTTCACTTTATTCAAAATCGCTAGTtactaaaataatcatatttgaTGTCACAAAACGTACTGATAAACTATTTAAATCTCTATTTATCCACGATCTAGTGATTTCCGTTTcgttaattatttcaattctgGCTTGACACACCTACACTGAAATGGAGTAcagtttattacaaatgtactcagttttaacagtcaa contains the following coding sequences:
- the LOC115453425 gene encoding rho GTPase-activating protein 26, which translates into the protein MIICLSGFVIAGTSPTSIPVTSRNDISVVERLGGACERPLAPGGARYSPHHHQLLQHFAPPLAHRGVGRSSSSSAESVSSHSASPPPGAVPPPPALAPAPGAPPTLAPHPHAPLASVRPLNYNRYTRVRTLYACLGEGDGELSFEPNQIITNVAPSGEPGWLRGTLNGKTGLVPENYVEPLP